One region of Aminobacterium colombiense DSM 12261 genomic DNA includes:
- a CDS encoding thiamine pyrophosphate-dependent dehydrogenase E1 component subunit alpha, translating into MRAEVVRKEPAIPVRDFDKETLRSLYETMVKIRHFEEKVEEFFFAGEIPGFVHLYIGEEAVAAGVMANLRKTDYIQSTHRGHGHTIAKGADLKPMMAEIFGKKSGYCKGKGGSMHIADFSIGMLGANGIVGGGFTLAAGAALAQKMQGTDGVSVVFFGDGASNRGTFHEGINLAAAWKLPVIFVCENNHWASTTPYHTTTAVENIADRALGYDIPGVIVDGNDVFAVYEAAQELIERARRGSGPALLEAKTYRIKGHFVGDPEKYRTKEEVQKVFDETDPIPRFEQKVIEGGVMSKEELTAIEEAVKRSVAEAVEFARNAPEPEPFELFEDLYV; encoded by the coding sequence ATGCGTGCGGAAGTCGTTCGTAAAGAACCTGCGATTCCAGTCAGAGATTTTGACAAAGAGACCCTTCGATCTCTCTACGAAACGATGGTAAAGATCCGTCATTTTGAAGAGAAGGTCGAAGAGTTCTTTTTTGCTGGTGAAATTCCAGGTTTTGTCCATTTGTACATAGGAGAAGAAGCTGTAGCCGCTGGCGTTATGGCAAACCTGAGAAAAACGGATTATATCCAGAGCACTCATAGGGGACATGGCCATACTATAGCAAAGGGAGCCGATTTAAAGCCTATGATGGCAGAGATCTTCGGAAAAAAATCTGGTTATTGCAAAGGGAAGGGCGGCTCTATGCATATTGCTGATTTTAGCATAGGGATGCTTGGGGCCAATGGAATAGTTGGAGGGGGTTTCACCCTCGCGGCAGGAGCGGCCCTGGCCCAGAAAATGCAAGGAACAGATGGCGTTTCAGTTGTTTTTTTTGGGGACGGAGCTTCAAATCGCGGTACATTCCATGAGGGTATAAATTTGGCAGCGGCCTGGAAACTCCCCGTTATTTTTGTCTGTGAAAATAACCATTGGGCCTCAACAACGCCCTATCATACCACTACAGCAGTTGAAAACATCGCGGATAGGGCGCTTGGTTATGACATACCCGGAGTCATAGTTGATGGGAACGATGTTTTCGCAGTCTATGAAGCGGCCCAAGAGCTTATAGAAAGGGCCAGGCGAGGCAGCGGACCAGCATTGCTGGAGGCCAAAACCTATCGGATCAAAGGCCATTTTGTGGGAGATCCCGAAAAGTACAGAACGAAAGAGGAAGTGCAGAAGGTTTTTGATGAAACAGATCCCATCCCTCGTTTTGAACAGAAAGTAATTGAAGGGGGAGTGATGTCCAAGGAGGAGTTGACAGCCATTGAAGAGGCCGTGAAAAGGTCTGTTGCAGAAGCTGTCGAGTTTGCTCGAAATGCTCCTGAACCTGAGCCTTTCGAACTCTTTGAAGATCT
- a CDS encoding GntR family transcriptional regulator, protein MLKMRKKDIAYEKIKELILDREYMKNHNISENFLAEKLEMSRTPVREALQRLQVEGFIEIFPNRGIALRDVTVLEANEIFDLRMAIEEFVVKNVSPLLTDKHFREIDRNLSFQKQAIEKGDVTEYLQYDRDFHDCFLQIYSNSLIIFTAKRVQDRFFSVGVNVLKGPGSVERSFRQHCEIVEALRKDDSKMAVEAMHLHLLTGKRNLMA, encoded by the coding sequence ATGTTAAAAATGAGAAAAAAAGATATAGCCTACGAAAAGATTAAAGAGTTGATTCTCGACAGAGAGTACATGAAAAACCACAATATTTCAGAAAACTTTCTTGCAGAGAAATTAGAGATGAGCAGGACACCTGTCCGTGAGGCCCTGCAAAGGCTGCAAGTGGAGGGCTTCATAGAAATATTCCCCAACCGTGGGATAGCATTGCGAGATGTAACAGTTCTCGAAGCAAACGAAATATTTGATCTGAGAATGGCCATAGAAGAATTTGTCGTTAAAAATGTTTCCCCACTGCTTACAGATAAGCACTTCAGAGAGATAGACCGTAACCTTTCATTTCAAAAGCAAGCAATAGAAAAAGGCGATGTAACGGAGTACCTTCAGTACGATCGTGATTTTCATGATTGCTTTTTGCAAATCTATTCTAATTCCCTCATTATTTTCACAGCCAAACGAGTGCAAGACCGCTTTTTTTCTGTCGGAGTCAATGTGTTAAAAGGTCCTGGAAGTGTAGAACGGTCTTTTCGCCAGCATTGCGAAATTGTAGAGGCTCTTCGCAAAGATGATTCGAAGATGGCTGTTGAAGCTATGCACCTTCATCTGCTCACTGGGAAAAGAAATCTGATGGCCTGA
- a CDS encoding O-acetyl-ADP-ribose deacetylase — MNEKIELLKGDITKVEVDAIVNAANTTLLGGGGVDGAIHRAAGPELLEECSTLGGCATGDAKITKGYRLPARYVIHTPGPVWRGGTKGEPDLLASCYRKSLELAVENGCKSVAFPSISCGVYGYPFDQAAQIAIREVSSFIQKDSRLEKVIFVCFSQEAYDLYNKILSK; from the coding sequence ATGAATGAAAAAATTGAATTGTTAAAAGGCGATATCACAAAAGTTGAAGTTGATGCCATAGTTAATGCAGCAAACACCACTCTTCTTGGCGGAGGTGGCGTTGATGGAGCTATTCACAGAGCCGCCGGGCCGGAGCTTCTTGAAGAATGCAGTACCCTTGGCGGATGCGCCACAGGGGATGCAAAGATAACAAAGGGCTACCGTTTGCCTGCACGATACGTTATCCATACACCAGGTCCAGTCTGGAGGGGAGGCACAAAGGGGGAACCCGATCTGCTGGCCTCCTGTTACCGTAAAAGTCTCGAACTGGCCGTGGAAAATGGATGTAAATCTGTTGCATTTCCATCGATAAGCTGCGGGGTCTATGGTTATCCCTTTGATCAGGCCGCTCAGATAGCCATAAGGGAGGTTTCTTCTTTTATCCAAAAAGACTCAAGACTGGAAAAGGTCATTTTCGTATGCTTTAGCCAAGAAGCTTACGATTTATACAACAAAATTCTATCGAAATAA
- the pyrE gene encoding orotate phosphoribosyltransferase → MERGLVEERIQEMMRDSGALLEGHFLLTSGLHSAFYLQCALLLRFPAYAAFAGKEIARLVQKLQPTVVVAPAIGGLIIGHEVARALDIPFIFCEREDGKMRLRRFPFPEKAGVVVVEDVITTGGSVEEVGTLMEEKGAKWLATACIVNRSGGKHILPHDPLSLWNLSFPVYSPEECPMCSKGIPCVKPGSRK, encoded by the coding sequence ATGGAAAGAGGATTAGTAGAAGAGCGTATTCAAGAAATGATGCGCGATAGCGGGGCCCTTCTAGAGGGGCATTTTCTTCTTACTTCTGGTTTGCACAGTGCTTTTTATTTGCAATGCGCCCTTCTTTTACGTTTTCCAGCCTATGCTGCTTTTGCAGGAAAAGAAATAGCCCGCTTAGTTCAAAAACTCCAGCCTACTGTGGTAGTGGCCCCGGCCATTGGTGGACTCATTATTGGCCATGAAGTTGCGAGAGCTTTGGATATCCCGTTCATTTTTTGTGAAAGAGAAGATGGGAAAATGCGTCTTAGACGTTTTCCTTTCCCCGAAAAAGCTGGAGTTGTTGTAGTTGAAGATGTTATCACAACAGGGGGGTCTGTGGAAGAGGTAGGCACCCTCATGGAAGAAAAGGGAGCGAAATGGCTGGCAACGGCTTGCATCGTCAACCGCAGCGGTGGAAAACATATTTTGCCCCATGATCCCCTTTCCCTTTGGAATCTTTCTTTTCCAGTTTATAGTCCGGAAGAGTGTCCCATGTGCTCTAAAGGAATTCCCTGTGTAAAGCCTGGGAGCCGAAAATAA
- the pyrF gene encoding orotidine-5'-phosphate decarboxylase gives MEEKGQERLILALDVENLEEGRLLLGVLQGELRYIKIGHQLYAKGGLPFIREVMSMGYKVFLDLKMHDIPNTVRMGVEALANEGIWALTLHGAGGGAMLEEACNGRDNVGGEMILLGVTVLTSMNNELWQEVTPGCSMDHALRARSTVCAEAGIDGLVCSPLDLPIINETRGKELIKVVPGIRPSATGDDQARTATPKGAIIAGADFLVVGRPILKAENRLEALRNILSDIGEGLRWKED, from the coding sequence ATGGAGGAGAAAGGCCAGGAGCGTCTCATATTGGCCCTTGACGTAGAAAACCTGGAGGAAGGCCGTCTTTTGCTTGGGGTTTTACAGGGCGAGCTGCGATACATAAAAATAGGACATCAGCTCTATGCAAAGGGGGGACTCCCCTTTATTAGAGAAGTAATGTCTATGGGCTATAAGGTGTTTCTGGATCTGAAAATGCACGATATTCCCAACACTGTCCGCATGGGGGTTGAGGCTTTGGCCAATGAAGGCATTTGGGCCCTTACCCTTCATGGAGCAGGAGGAGGGGCTATGCTTGAAGAGGCTTGCAACGGCCGGGACAATGTTGGTGGAGAAATGATCCTTTTAGGAGTTACTGTATTGACAAGCATGAATAATGAGCTTTGGCAGGAAGTCACTCCAGGATGTTCTATGGACCATGCCCTTAGAGCCAGATCCACTGTCTGTGCTGAAGCAGGTATTGATGGTCTTGTCTGCTCTCCTCTCGATCTGCCCATTATTAATGAAACGAGGGGGAAAGAGCTTATAAAGGTGGTGCCGGGAATCCGTCCTTCAGCGACAGGGGATGATCAGGCCCGTACAGCGACCCCCAAAGGTGCTATTATAGCAGGAGCAGATTTTCTTGTAGTAGGCCGTCCTATTTTAAAAGCTGAAAATCGTCTGGAAGCTCTACGTAACATACTGAGCGATATAGGGGAGGGGTTGCGATGGAAAGAGGATTAG
- a CDS encoding dihydroorotate dehydrogenase yields the protein MTWSRLSDTLVGIPLKTPVIIASGVWPYDADLWDKNNLDGVGAICTKAVSNKSRRGNTGVRVWETSCGLLNSIGLQNTGVHDFLQNALPVIRKGGMPFFVNVVMESIEETQETLKALAEHDDIIKGVELNISCPNVDGDGMAWGVSPESTAQAVAASRSVWQGSLLVKLTPQCHDPYGVALAAEASGADGLVVANTWLGMAIDINQCRPVFNRTFAGFSGPAVFPLALRLVWQVCEATSLPVIGCGGVSTWQDALSMILAGASAVELGTAMFVHSDMPRSICKGLDAYLEGHKIDHIRELRGRAQARKGVF from the coding sequence ATGACATGGAGTAGGCTCTCAGACACTCTAGTTGGCATTCCTCTTAAAACGCCGGTAATTATTGCTTCAGGGGTCTGGCCCTACGATGCGGATCTTTGGGATAAAAACAATCTGGATGGTGTTGGTGCTATTTGCACAAAGGCGGTGAGCAATAAGTCAAGGCGAGGCAATACAGGAGTGAGGGTATGGGAAACATCCTGTGGCCTGTTGAATAGTATCGGTCTTCAAAACACTGGTGTTCACGACTTTCTGCAGAATGCTCTTCCCGTGATCAGAAAAGGTGGAATGCCTTTTTTTGTGAACGTTGTCATGGAAAGTATAGAAGAAACGCAGGAAACTCTGAAGGCCCTGGCTGAACATGATGACATTATTAAAGGAGTAGAATTGAACATATCCTGCCCCAACGTGGATGGCGATGGAATGGCATGGGGAGTTTCTCCGGAAAGTACGGCACAGGCGGTTGCGGCATCCCGATCAGTGTGGCAGGGGTCTCTTCTTGTAAAATTGACTCCCCAGTGCCACGATCCTTATGGCGTCGCACTGGCTGCTGAAGCTTCGGGGGCAGATGGGCTGGTCGTTGCGAACACCTGGCTGGGTATGGCTATTGATATTAATCAGTGCCGGCCTGTTTTTAACAGAACCTTTGCAGGTTTTTCAGGGCCGGCGGTTTTTCCCCTTGCATTACGGCTGGTCTGGCAGGTCTGCGAAGCCACCTCTCTCCCGGTTATTGGCTGCGGGGGTGTTTCCACGTGGCAGGATGCTCTATCTATGATCCTTGCTGGAGCGAGTGCCGTAGAGCTGGGAACAGCTATGTTTGTGCATTCAGATATGCCGCGGTCTATTTGCAAGGGGCTGGATGCCTACCTTGAAGGCCATAAGATTGATCATATTCGTGAATTAAGAGGTAGGGCCCAAGCTCGGAAAGGAGTTTTTTAA
- a CDS encoding FAD-binding oxidoreductase, with product MERIDHNGTILKVRLISSEVIEVVLHCPAVALSAKPGQFVMLRLRGVLDPLLGRPFAIAATEAETVTLLVQVVGKFTHLLKTLPPGTKANLRGPMGNGYLERPSDKKIIFVAGTVGAAPLLFALQSFPELKKREFVLGVPGKGWGGFVSYVEEKTQNIKVCSDDGTLGIKGNALAALPETLGNNEEIWACGPLPMLKAMARKYIEQAGQVRVSLDMKMACGIGGCLGCVISTDKGPKRVCVDGPFFMAKEVDWNDME from the coding sequence ATGGAGAGAATTGACCATAACGGGACAATTTTAAAGGTAAGACTTATCAGTTCAGAAGTTATAGAAGTGGTGCTTCATTGTCCAGCTGTCGCCCTTTCTGCGAAGCCTGGCCAGTTTGTCATGCTTAGGCTGCGGGGAGTTCTTGACCCCCTGTTAGGGCGTCCTTTCGCTATAGCTGCTACTGAAGCGGAAACTGTGACACTCCTGGTCCAGGTTGTTGGCAAGTTTACACATCTTTTAAAGACACTTCCACCGGGGACAAAAGCGAATTTGCGCGGCCCCATGGGGAACGGGTATCTAGAGAGGCCATCGGATAAAAAAATTATTTTTGTTGCTGGAACAGTGGGGGCTGCCCCCCTTCTTTTTGCCTTGCAGTCTTTTCCTGAGCTTAAGAAAAGGGAGTTTGTTCTTGGAGTTCCAGGAAAGGGCTGGGGAGGTTTTGTCAGTTATGTAGAAGAGAAAACACAAAATATAAAGGTTTGTTCAGACGATGGAACTCTTGGAATCAAAGGAAACGCTCTTGCGGCATTGCCAGAAACCCTTGGTAATAATGAGGAAATATGGGCCTGTGGCCCTCTTCCCATGCTTAAGGCCATGGCCCGGAAGTACATAGAACAGGCAGGTCAGGTGAGGGTCAGCCTTGACATGAAGATGGCTTGCGGTATCGGCGGGTGTCTAGGGTGCGTTATTTCCACTGATAAGGGGCCTAAGCGTGTATGCGTTGATGGTCCTTTTTTCATGGCAAAGGAGGTCGACTGGAATGACATGGAGTAG
- a CDS encoding dihydroorotase, whose product MILLKNARVFDGKELNEESADVLLKGTTIEKIAPSINMEEGMQVIDLDGKILAPGFIDLHVHFRDPGFEWREDIESGSKAAAAGGYTTVVTMPNTDPAVDTPALVKYVFERGRQAGGARVLPGACVSKDRKGELLAELGLLREAGAVLFTEDGAPVRTSKLLRTALLYCKDIGAIIMEHPEEISLTEKCQVNEGRISSLSGLKGFPHSAEYIDIERGIALCRETKAPIHFTHVSTSLAFKAIAEAKNEGLPVTCDVTPHHLSLDENNVIVSRYHSVYKVNPPLRSREDVKAAWAAVADGTIDAIVTDHAPWHENEKDLPFEEAPFGIASLECSVAVVLDTWLKMGKPVSLSRVLELFTSGPAAILPEEWRGLGHIAEGAVADLTVIDLDESKVVDVSTWKSKARMTPWNGEILTGWPVMTFIEGRLFDGGGSYGEN is encoded by the coding sequence TTGATCTTACTGAAAAACGCTCGCGTTTTTGATGGAAAAGAACTCAATGAAGAAAGCGCGGATGTATTGCTGAAGGGGACCACAATAGAGAAAATAGCACCTTCTATCAATATGGAGGAAGGAATGCAGGTTATAGATCTTGATGGGAAAATACTTGCCCCAGGGTTTATTGACCTTCATGTACACTTCAGAGATCCTGGTTTTGAATGGCGAGAAGATATAGAGAGCGGTTCGAAGGCCGCCGCCGCTGGAGGGTATACTACGGTTGTAACCATGCCAAACACTGACCCTGCTGTAGATACACCGGCCCTCGTAAAGTACGTATTTGAGAGGGGGCGCCAGGCCGGGGGCGCCAGAGTTTTGCCGGGAGCCTGTGTCAGTAAGGATAGAAAGGGAGAATTGCTGGCAGAACTAGGGCTTTTGCGTGAAGCCGGGGCAGTTCTTTTCACTGAGGATGGCGCCCCGGTTCGTACGTCCAAGCTTCTTCGTACAGCTCTTCTGTACTGTAAAGATATCGGTGCCATCATTATGGAGCACCCGGAGGAAATATCCCTCACCGAAAAGTGCCAGGTCAATGAAGGGCGAATTTCATCTCTGAGCGGCTTGAAAGGTTTTCCCCACTCCGCTGAATATATTGACATTGAGCGTGGAATAGCTTTATGCCGAGAGACAAAAGCCCCAATCCACTTCACCCATGTAAGCACATCTCTTGCTTTCAAGGCCATAGCAGAGGCAAAAAATGAAGGGTTGCCGGTAACGTGTGACGTAACCCCCCATCATCTCTCCCTTGATGAAAACAATGTTATCGTGAGCCGATATCATTCCGTATATAAGGTCAATCCCCCCCTTCGCAGCCGGGAGGATGTAAAAGCTGCGTGGGCAGCAGTAGCTGACGGCACCATTGATGCCATAGTTACCGATCATGCGCCATGGCATGAAAACGAAAAAGACCTCCCTTTCGAAGAGGCCCCCTTTGGCATTGCTTCCCTTGAGTGCTCTGTGGCCGTAGTGCTTGATACATGGCTCAAAATGGGGAAACCTGTTTCTTTGTCCAGAGTCCTTGAACTCTTCACATCCGGACCAGCGGCTATCCTTCCAGAAGAGTGGCGAGGCCTGGGGCATATCGCTGAAGGCGCCGTGGCGGATTTGACGGTTATCGACCTTGACGAATCAAAGGTGGTTGACGTGTCCACCTGGAAAAGCAAGGCCCGCATGACACCATGGAATGGGGAAATCCTGACTGGTTGGCCGGTCATGACCTTCATTGAGGGCCGATTGTTTGATGGGGGAGGGAGTTATGGAGAGAATTGA
- a CDS encoding aspartate carbamoyltransferase catalytic subunit, with the protein MQWRHRHLISLEDWTREELEFFLGQADYMEELMNRPIKKVPALRGKMIVNFFFESSTRTRVSFELAEKMLSADVVNWSTSGSSVSKGETMRDTAWTLEAMGADAVVIRHSAVGAADYLARKLHRASVFNAGDGTNGHPTQALLDLHAARRRFGKLEGKRMAIVGDVLHSRVARSDIQAFSKMGVEVVLSGPRTLMPLYHNELGAAYEPDPKKAVAGADMVYLLRIQKERQEEGLIPSIDEYHRRYGATEELVALADANAVVMHPGPINREVEIASSVADGDRSIILKQVRSGVAVRMALLYLCLGGVRN; encoded by the coding sequence ATGCAGTGGAGGCATAGGCATCTTATTTCTCTTGAAGACTGGACAAGAGAAGAGCTTGAGTTCTTTTTAGGCCAAGCGGACTATATGGAAGAACTGATGAACCGTCCCATAAAAAAAGTTCCCGCTTTGCGAGGGAAGATGATCGTCAATTTCTTCTTTGAAAGTTCTACGCGAACAAGGGTTTCTTTTGAGCTCGCTGAAAAGATGCTTTCGGCAGACGTGGTCAACTGGTCTACTTCGGGATCAAGCGTGAGTAAAGGGGAGACTATGAGGGATACGGCCTGGACCCTTGAAGCCATGGGGGCTGATGCAGTGGTAATACGTCATTCGGCCGTAGGAGCGGCAGACTATCTGGCCAGAAAGCTTCATCGGGCCTCAGTTTTTAACGCGGGAGACGGAACAAATGGACATCCCACCCAGGCTTTATTGGATCTTCACGCGGCACGGCGCCGTTTTGGCAAGCTTGAGGGAAAAAGAATGGCTATTGTTGGCGACGTTCTTCATAGCCGCGTAGCTCGAAGCGACATTCAGGCCTTTAGTAAGATGGGAGTGGAAGTTGTTCTCTCCGGACCTCGTACATTAATGCCTTTGTACCATAACGAACTCGGAGCCGCTTACGAGCCCGATCCTAAAAAGGCCGTTGCAGGAGCCGATATGGTATATCTCCTCAGAATTCAGAAAGAGCGGCAGGAAGAAGGGTTGATACCCTCTATAGACGAATATCACAGACGATATGGAGCTACAGAAGAACTTGTTGCTCTGGCAGATGCCAATGCGGTGGTAATGCATCCTGGTCCCATCAACAGAGAGGTGGAAATAGCCTCATCTGTGGCAGATGGCGATAGGAGCATTATTTTGAAACAGGTTCGAAGCGGTGTCGCAGTTAGAATGGCGCTGCTTTATTTGTGTCTGGGAGGTGTACGCAATTGA
- the pyrR gene encoding bifunctional pyr operon transcriptional regulator/uracil phosphoribosyltransferase PyrR, whose protein sequence is MALIEKAIVLSEGDMERILRRIAVEIVERNKGLEDVVLLGIQRRGVYLAGRLRSILKETEGVKVPAGELDITLYRDDITTLQEQPIVHSTSIPVDIAGKKLVLVDDVLYTGRTIRAALDALMDLGRPDRVQLVILVDRGHRELPIQADYIGRTVPTSKAETVEVRVRELDGEDKVVICERNGGVA, encoded by the coding sequence ATGGCTCTTATTGAAAAAGCAATTGTTCTGTCAGAAGGAGATATGGAACGCATCCTTCGCCGAATCGCTGTAGAAATAGTGGAAAGGAATAAAGGCCTTGAGGATGTGGTGCTTTTAGGTATTCAGCGTCGAGGCGTTTATTTGGCTGGCCGCCTTCGCAGCATTTTGAAGGAAACAGAGGGAGTAAAGGTTCCCGCTGGAGAGCTTGATATCACCCTCTATCGAGATGACATTACAACATTGCAAGAACAGCCCATCGTGCATAGCACCTCTATTCCGGTAGATATTGCGGGGAAAAAACTTGTTCTTGTTGATGATGTGCTTTATACAGGCCGAACCATACGGGCAGCCCTTGACGCCCTGATGGATCTGGGGCGGCCTGATCGAGTGCAGCTTGTTATCCTCGTAGACCGGGGGCATAGGGAGCTTCCCATTCAGGCGGACTATATAGGTCGAACTGTTCCAACGTCTAAGGCTGAAACAGTTGAGGTTAGGGTCAGGGAGCTTGATGGTGAGGATAAAGTAGTGATTTGTGAAAGAAACGGGGGAGTAGCGTGA
- a CDS encoding pyridoxal phosphate-dependent aminotransferase — MKFSQRICSMQASPIRKLAPYAAEAKEKGKKIYFLNIGQPDIKTPQAFFDAVGNFKNEVLAYGSSEGDTRLIDAICNYYKDYGVELGREHVFITAGASEAIVFAFAALCDPGDEILVPEPFYANYNPFSQCVSAKIVPITTRAEEGFRLPSVESMEEKITPRTKAIVMCHPGNPTGIVYTREEMERVAALARKHDFFIIADEVYREFVYNNLEYVSFGNLKDVEDRVVILDSVSKRYSACGARIGCVISKNKELMAQILKLCQSRTSPPTLDQEGAVALYSTPKSYLQEVNKEYEKRRDIMYRALKDMSGVICEEPKGAFYMMVKLPVDNAEKFIVWMLQDFDLNGETVMASPGEGFYATPGLGRDEVRLAYVLKEQDLSRAMEILKAGLEAYPGRTAPVIAN; from the coding sequence ATGAAATTCTCTCAGCGGATTTGTTCAATGCAGGCTTCGCCTATCAGGAAACTGGCTCCCTATGCCGCAGAAGCAAAAGAAAAAGGGAAAAAGATATATTTTCTTAATATTGGGCAACCTGATATTAAGACGCCGCAAGCTTTTTTTGATGCGGTAGGGAATTTTAAAAACGAGGTTCTGGCCTACGGTTCTTCTGAAGGCGATACCCGACTCATAGATGCTATTTGTAATTATTATAAAGATTATGGTGTGGAGCTTGGAAGAGAGCATGTGTTCATTACAGCAGGAGCCAGCGAAGCCATTGTCTTCGCCTTTGCGGCTCTTTGTGATCCGGGAGATGAAATATTGGTTCCCGAACCCTTTTACGCCAACTACAATCCTTTTAGCCAATGTGTAAGCGCCAAGATTGTGCCCATTACTACACGGGCAGAAGAAGGGTTCAGGCTCCCATCTGTTGAAAGCATGGAAGAAAAAATTACCCCGCGTACAAAAGCCATAGTTATGTGCCACCCAGGAAACCCAACAGGGATTGTTTACACTAGGGAAGAGATGGAGCGAGTCGCTGCTTTAGCTCGTAAACACGATTTCTTTATCATCGCAGACGAAGTGTACAGGGAGTTTGTGTATAACAATCTTGAGTACGTCAGTTTTGGGAACTTGAAAGATGTGGAAGACCGTGTCGTTATTTTAGATTCCGTTTCAAAGCGATACAGCGCATGCGGCGCCCGGATTGGTTGTGTTATCAGTAAGAATAAGGAGCTTATGGCTCAGATTCTTAAACTTTGCCAAAGCCGCACCAGCCCTCCCACCCTTGACCAGGAAGGTGCCGTTGCCCTTTATTCCACCCCTAAATCCTATCTGCAAGAAGTGAACAAAGAATACGAGAAACGAAGAGACATCATGTACCGGGCACTCAAAGATATGTCAGGTGTGATTTGTGAAGAGCCTAAAGGCGCTTTCTACATGATGGTAAAACTCCCCGTGGACAATGCTGAAAAGTTTATTGTATGGATGCTTCAGGATTTTGATCTTAATGGAGAGACTGTTATGGCGTCTCCAGGTGAGGGCTTTTATGCAACGCCGGGGTTAGGCAGAGACGAAGTCCGCCTGGCCTATGTCTTGAAAGAACAGGATTTGTCCAGGGCGATGGAGATTCTAAAAGCAGGGCTCGAAGCTTACCCTGGAAGAACGGCGCCAGTTATAGCAAACTAG
- the panB gene encoding 3-methyl-2-oxobutanoate hydroxymethyltransferase, which produces MAKKKGRLEFVKMKQSGDKVAWVTAYDFPTASFAEQAGMDMILVGDSLGMVVLGYEGTIPVTMDDCIRHCQAVRRGAPNTFCVGDMPFLSYQISDEDAVRNAGRFMKEADMDAVKLEGGRRVISRIKALADAGILVMGHIGLTPQSSGQLGGFKAQGRDPESARELIRDALAIQEAGAYSILLEAIPPELTEYIAKKLEIPVYSIGAGAPCDGQLLICGDMLGLFEAFTPKFVKKYANLAEEEIRAFKEYVEDVKTGKFPTDDHVYHILPGKEEEFAAMLKEFE; this is translated from the coding sequence ATGGCAAAGAAAAAAGGACGTTTGGAATTTGTCAAAATGAAACAGAGTGGCGACAAAGTTGCATGGGTTACAGCTTACGACTTCCCAACGGCTTCATTCGCAGAGCAGGCAGGCATGGACATGATCCTCGTGGGAGACTCTCTCGGGATGGTTGTTCTTGGATACGAAGGTACGATTCCTGTGACTATGGATGACTGCATTCGCCACTGCCAGGCAGTCCGCCGCGGAGCCCCCAACACCTTCTGCGTAGGGGATATGCCCTTTTTGTCCTATCAGATCTCTGATGAAGATGCAGTAAGAAACGCAGGCCGATTTATGAAAGAAGCAGATATGGATGCTGTAAAACTTGAAGGCGGGCGTCGGGTTATCAGCCGTATCAAAGCTCTGGCCGATGCTGGCATTCTGGTAATGGGACATATTGGCCTGACTCCACAGAGCTCTGGTCAGCTTGGCGGATTCAAAGCTCAGGGACGGGATCCCGAGAGCGCAAGAGAGCTGATTAGAGATGCCTTGGCCATACAGGAGGCGGGAGCCTACTCTATACTCCTTGAGGCTATTCCACCAGAGTTGACAGAATATATTGCAAAGAAACTTGAGATTCCTGTGTACTCCATAGGAGCAGGTGCGCCTTGCGACGGCCAGCTTCTGATCTGCGGAGACATGTTAGGTCTTTTTGAGGCTTTCACCCCGAAATTTGTTAAGAAGTATGCTAATTTGGCAGAAGAAGAGATTCGAGCCTTTAAGGAATATGTTGAAGACGTGAAGACTGGAAAATTCCCCACAGATGACCACGTGTACCACATTCTGCCAGGCAAAGAAGAAGAATTTGCTGCCATGCTTAAGGAGTTCGAATAA